The following DNA comes from Anopheles arabiensis isolate DONGOLA chromosome 3, AaraD3, whole genome shotgun sequence.
gacgagctatacgagatgtacggcgacctcactgtcgtacagcgtataaagctcgccaggctccggtgggctggccttGTTGttcgcatggaaacggacgacctagcccgtaaagtctttttaggccgtccacaaggacagaggaggcgtggtaggcccaaattgaggtggcaagatggcgtggaggcgtccgccattaaggccgggataacggactggcagacgaaggcgcgagaccgtgagcggtttcggacactcctgaggcaggccaagaccgcaaagcggttgtagcgccggataagtaagtaagtatccTATAGGTCATACCGTATTAGGATGTGCatacaaaaacatatttaccTATGTTGACAGTTATACCATGACGAAGTGGCAGCGTATTCGTGATTTGTCCCACGCGCGAATGTTGCAAAAAGACAATTCAATCGTCGTGGCTTGAGATTGGCTTGATAGACAGTCAAAAGGAGTTTAGACCGAGAAACGAAATGACAAGAATCCGCGAAAGTAGCCACAGGTCGCCTGAGGTCCATTCGGGTTCCGAAGGTTATCGCTGCTATCAAAAAGaagatttgaatgatttcattACGTTCAATAAGACAAATGGCGAAGGAACACGGGACCATTGACTTTATGGCACAAAATATCGTGAAGTAAAGTTTcaggaggagccgctataatgaccaGCTATACAAGATGTACAGCGACCtgactgtcgtgcagcgtatcaagcttgCCAGGCTCCGATGGGCTGGTCAAGGCtggtaaagtctttttagacCGTCCAAAGGGACAGAGGGGgtaggcgtggtaggcccaaattgaggtggcaagatggcaaGAGGCCGAACGCCTCGGCAGGGATAAcggaccgtgagcggtttcgagCACTTCTAAGGCAGGTCAAGtacgcaaagcggttgtagcgccggataagcaAGTAAGTAAGGAGCGTTCGATTGTAGTGCTTTTAAAATTATACTTTGTTTTAAGTAAAATACGTGAAGGTTTTTGAGTTTGGGGTGATTAATCTTGCcttgatatattttttgttctaatttttGACCAAATCCATGCTTAAACACCTTTCTGGAATTGAGTGAACCAtttaatcaataaacaaaGATAATGTCAACATAACTTTCACAGAAACTATGTTCAATGTTACCTGATACCTTGTTTAGAATCATCCCAATAAActtaataaactaaactttaaacaagaaaatgatATTGTGACTTACCTGCTTTATAGGTATTAAGCTAATCGATGGTGTAATAGGGTTATCAAAAATAATATGCCTTGAGCTTTGTACTAATGTCGGAAGCATCGTATTAGTCGTCGACGACGATGAAGATTGGGAACTGGAAGGAGCGTTTGAATCTGCCGAATGAGGCGAACCAACCGGAGATCCAGTTGACGCTACATTTGGTGTTCCACCATTAGATGGCCGCACAATTGCATGAATGTCCAGCGCAGAAGAGATCGTTGCAGATGTAGATGATGTTGTCGGTGTGTTGCGATCATTGTTGCCACCAGGGCTAGGCCCGTTTGAATGCAGCATAGGAGTTCCGTTGTGCGAGGAGTTCCCTTGGTGTAATTCCTGTTGATTTCCGGCGGAATTTCCAGTACCGGTGGGGCCATCACGACTACAGTTAAGTGGTAAGCTGTTGTCATCATCCACATTATCCATCGAGATTTCGACATGCGGGGTTAGAAAGTGCATTGGCGGTGTGCCGTTGTCTATTGATCGCTGCATAgaatcggctgctgctgcagctgccgcAGCTGCTGCACTTCCATCGCTAAACGAGGCATTGACAGCGTTCATAGCTGCCAGTGCCGCCGGCAACAAGTTTGCCGGGTTATGTTGATCAAGGGCAAGTAGCAATGACGACGGCGTTCCAGGTCCCGGATTATCTAAATCGATACCGTGCCGATTGAAGAAATGCACTCTCAGTGATTTCATCGTACCTGCCCGATAGCTACATAGGGGACAGGTCTTGACGAGGTCGTGCTGACCAACGTGTTCGTTTTGGAAATGTGCACGCATTGCAATCTGCCGTTGAAACCCTCGATTACAAATTGGACAATGGTACGGTAGGGTTTTCGTGTGCGTCGTGAAGTGTTCCGCCAAATGATCCTTACGGAAGAATCGTTTTTGACATACTCGGCATTCATACGGTTTTACACCAGTATGGCGCATCTTATGCCGGCGCATGTTTGCTCCATTGGAGAACTTCATATTACAGACATCACATTCAAAAAGCTTACGGTtgccattgttgttgttattgttgttgatgtgaAGTGGATTATTGTTGTTGATCACGCTTgagttgttattattgtggTTATGATGGTTCAGATTATGTTTGAGATTTTCCAATAATTGAGCTGCTGCGGTACTCGACGTCGTAGTCGTTGCTCCAGATGTAGATTCTGAATTGTCTGACAAGTTGTCGTCTCCTCCACTAATAttaccacctccaccaccattTCCAGTGCTACAATTCCCAGAACTACGTAAGGATGAGATTGTGCTCGAAAGGCAATTTGCTAGCGCGCTACTGTCCATACTAGAATCAACTGAAGATGCGACACGATCGTTTATCTCCCCACAATCCGGTTCCTCTTTAGTGGTAACAGATCCGGCGGCAGCCTTAgcagctgccgccgccgctgctgcagcagctttcATAATAATGCTGGCTGGTGGTTCCATCATCGAAGCCAAAGCGGCTACCGCGGCTTCTGCTTCCGATGCAGAGGCTGTAGATGTAGCTGCTGCTTCCGCGTGCTTTAGTAGACCTTGCGTTGTGCGGCGTCTTAGTCCATGTGAAGATGTTCCTGCCGAGTCCGGCTCATTAGTGGACATcggtaaaattgaaacaagACACGGCGTTCGGGTTTGTCCACGGACACTCCGACGCCGTTTATTCGCGGAACGTTTCGTTTTGTGGCGTTTATTGAGCAGATAGGAGACGAGATTGGCAGCGGGCACAATTATTGGAAATCTGTATATCTTGTAGTTTACAATTCCCCCTGCCGTATTGGCAGCTATTTTGTACTTAATTCAATCATATGAGTTTTACTGCTCCTGAAAATAAAGAATAcaataaatattataataatatatCTTGTAActtccaaataaaaaaaatgtaaatattttggTATCACATGCTCTTGGCATTACGTAACCAAAATTGTGAATACAAATACGATCTATCATGTAATTAGTAcaaaattaagaaataatAGGACGCGGAATGCTAATGGTTGGAAGCGGAGTTTTTGGGGACAGTCCGTAAGGTACAAGTAGGCGTAACATCTTCGATAGGTGCAAGAAAACATTCAGACCGGAACTCGCCACTCCATAGGATAGGGGATAGGAGTTGCTTATATTTCCTTGCACCTAGTTATCCTACGGGTCTTCTCAATTTCGTTTCATCCATGTGTCGGAATCCGATTCTAACCAGCCGTCACCCGCCTTGGTGTCATGCAAATGGCAGCCTTGGAAGTTTCTTGATAACGGTCTTCTGTTTATGTCAACTGAACGTACTCAACATAAGGTTGGATAAATGGGAAGGATTATACGAAAATGATTTCTTTTGTTGGTTTCTCATTTCTTAGCTTGAACCATAAAGATTGAACCTAAAATTATGTGTTTTGATTCTTTATTAAAACAGATACTTTTATATTTTCGAAACATCAATATTTTAGCTATATCGAGTGATAAAACATCTCAAATAACTCAAACGGCGataaaacatccttttttgtttgctgtaaacatgtttttttcatattatttagttttccaCTGTTAAATCAACTGGGGTTGAGCAGTGGATATGGCTATCGGACtgtaatggttttttttaactgaatTGAAATTTTCAACTGCATATCCCACTGCTCGAGATTTTAACCACGTTGCTATGGCGGCAAACTCCATTCCACTCCACTGCTATATCGATCTTATTTGAAAGTTTCTGTTaccgtattaatacacgatgcgcaatctcagattgcgcatatattcgttttatcaaagcatatgtcatttcgcgtagccaaccctgagctataaccgtcatttccatacaatttCAGATTGCTCCAAGATtgtgcataaattttcaagattatgtgtccgagatatataaatattttttgacagataaatatatcaaaacgatccgtttgacagataaatatatgcgcaatctgagattgcgcatcgtctattgctacggttaGAAAAGATTTGATGGGGAGCATATATACAGGGCGTTCGggataattttgacagttacatttttgtttataactcgtgattttgtttataacTCTGGCCCTACCCACAGGAGCTGAGGTCATCAGGTTTGCAGACGATATTGCACTGACTGTCGTAGGAAATAGTGTAGAGGAGGTCGAGTTGCTGTCTACGGATGCTGTCGGCAGGATTGACGATTGGATGCGAGAAATGTAGTTGGAAATAGCACACGCCAAAACGGAATTTATTCTCATAAGTAGCCACAAGGAGGTCCAAAAAGCGCACATAATGGTAGGCACTAAGCAAATAGAATCTATAAGAAGCCTCAAATACCTTGGAGTTATCATAGATGACAGATTAAAGTTCCGAAAGCACCTTGAGGAAGTTTGCATAAAGGCCACAAAAACTGCAAACGCGTTGGCTAAATTTACACCCAACATAGGTGGTCCAAGCAGCACAATAAGACGCTTACATGCCAACGTAACCATTTCTAATATAAGGTATGCAGCACCAGTATGGGCACACATACTAAGAAATAAACCGAACCAGTACGCTATAAATAAGGTGCACCGAAAAATGGCCATACGCGTTGCTAGAGCGTATCGTACCATCTCATATGAAGCAGTATGCGTAATTGCGAGTATGATGCCCCTTTGCATCACCCTAGAGGAGGACTCCGTAAATTTCCAGAGCTCATGCGCGGGAGATACTCGTGCTGTATCCCCAAAGGTGGCAAATGAGGAGTCCATGCGAAGATGGCAGGCGGCTTGGAATAACGCTTGTAATGGGAGATGGACCTTCACGCTAATCCCCGATGTAGCAATGTGGATAAACCGGAAACATGGTGACGTGGATTATTTTGTCACGCAGATGCTCTCTGGCCACGGGTGTTTCAGGAGCTACCTCTACAAATTCCGGCACGCTTCTTCACCTCGATGCCCAGTATGTAAGGACAAAAGCGAGACTGCGGAACATGTAATGTTCTACTGTCCACGTTTCCTAGAGGAGCGCCAGCTGCTTGACACGAAGTGCAGAACCGCCGTAAGACAGACCAACCTAGTGCAGCTGATGCTACATAGCGAAGAGTTGTGGGAAGCTGCAACAACATGTATGAGACTGATCCTGACAAGGCTGGACCAACTGTGGAGAGGAGATCTGGACCTGGGACGCGTGTGAACGTGGTACGGTTTGGagtgttttgtatgtgtgccccATGGAGCAGTATGCGAAGTAGTGTGTGTGCCCCATGGAGCAGTATGTGAAGTGCTTGGTGTATTGATTGTGAGCTCTATAGCTGTGTGATGTTTGATAGTACTTTTGATCTTTCTCGCGAACTCTGGTTCATTGTGCAATAGCGAGGATGCAATGCTAATGCATAAGCCCTTCCCCAAAAGCATACCGAAAGGTGAACCCATGAGGAAAGGGTATATGGCCCAAGGAGGGGGTTTACTGGGTAAGAATCCCATGTCAACACCCGTGCGACAACGGGTGTCTTTCGAAGATTCCCCCtccttgtaaaaaaaaataataataaaacacacacacacacacacacacacacacacacacatttatttatacatatataattttttatattttttttatatttatatcgaacacaactattGGGTTCGGCTCGGTTAACGTCGGGAGGATGACGGAATGAAAGAGCTcagactttttcatgattttgtatgactttggctgttttggaccTCACGTTTCGATGCTTGCATTCGGATCGACCCGAAAGGTTCAGTCCGAGCATCCACACATgaggtccaaaacagccgaagtggtacaaaatcatgaaaaagtctgcTCCTCTGCGTTCCGGCGCCCACCCGACGTTTACCGAGCCGAATCGAATAGTTGTGTTACTTGTCGCTGTGattgccttgtccttgcctttagatcctgatgagtgaagcatgcatacctTCCGGGTACATTCATGGTATAAACCTTTCGCTCTTACGTTCTTGGCGAAGATATAATCGTATGCtatcggctctgcattcggCAGGGGGAAGCCCGTGGGCGTTGTATGTTCGCGGGCAGTAGGTACAataaagcataagcgactttGGTCGAGCCAAAGTAGGTTCAAGGCCCGGCcggaactcgctgcaccaacgggtcgatGTCACTTATGCTTCATTGCACCGACTGTCCCGTACCACGGGTCGAACTTGATTTCGATTTTGACCTTACGCTCAAGCTACACGCttgggtcggaatcgattccgatagACTCGCATCCGAATCCGGGTTGCGTCGAGAAATGAATCGTTTGACTCAATACTAGTCATCAGTACTCATACACATGCctaaaaacatgtttacaGCTGCGGTAGTGAAgtattttattgtattgtattgttacggctatccgtcggctgaaaaataacaaggcacccggaaccgacggaattgcagctgaactggtcaagaatggaggtgcacgactagaaaacgagattcatcaaattgttactgaggtgtgggatagcgaatcgatgccttgtgattggaatctcggcatcatctaccccgtatacaagaagggagacaggttggactgcaacaactacaggggtattacggtgttgaatactgcctataaaatattctccctgatccttcaggatcgccttgtcccgcacgtcgaagagatagtcggaaactatcaaagaggattccgaaacggaaaatcaaccactgatcagatcttcaccatgcagcagatcttggagaagatggctgaatacagaaacgacacataccatctcttcatagatttcaaagccgcatacgatagcatagccagggtaaaactgtacgacgctatgagctcatttggaatcccggccaaactgctaaggctagttagaatgactatgaccaacgtcacatgccaggtgagggtggatggaaaactctcaggaccttttgctaccaccaagggtctgcgccagggggacgggcttgcctgtctcctattcaacttggcgctagagagggccatccgcgactcgagggtggagactacgggaaccatcttctataagtcaacccagatcctggcatacgctgatgatatagacatcattggtctgcggctctcctatgtagcagaagcctaccaagggattgagcaggc
Coding sequences within:
- the LOC120901955 gene encoding ikaros family zinc finger protein-like, with product MSTNEPDSAGTSSHGLRRRTTQGLLKHAEAAATSTASASEAEAAVAALASMMEPPASIIMKAAAAAAAAAAKAAAGSVTTKEEPDCGEINDRVASSVDSSMDSSALANCLSSTISSLRSSGNCSTGNGGGGGNISGGDDNLSDNSESTSGATTTTSSTAAAQLLENLKHNLNHHNHNNNNSSVINNNNPLHINNNNNNNGNRKLFECDVCNMKFSNGANMRRHKMRHTGVKPYECRVCQKRFFRKDHLAEHFTTHTKTLPYHCPICNRGFQRQIAMRAHFQNEHVGQHDLVKTCPLCSYRAGTMKSLRVHFFNRHGIDLDNPGPGTPSSLLLALDQHNPANLLPAALAAMNAVNASFSDGSAAAAAAAAAADSMQRSIDNGTPPMHFLTPHVEISMDNVDDDNSLPLNCSRDGPTGTGNSAGNQQELHQGNSSHNGTPMLHSNGPSPGGNNDRNTPTTSSTSATISSALDIHAIVRPSNGGTPNVASTGSPVGSPHSADSNAPSSSQSSSSSTTNTMLPTLVQSSRHIIFDNPITPSISLIPIKQEPTTNDEYNDIKPRSSNSAEPPSSNISHSSECVTPSSSLTSLIKVSPLKSLLREDLKRRISARATTRATRNGILASSSPIPTSSPIPNSSNTVTPGATQDSGNGSNSSSSSSSSSSSSSSSSSSIAAIAAATTSNGTITSTGQETDLLLSLTTKSTRNLQCLFCGIEFPDQTLYFLHKGCHSESNPWKCNICGEQMNNVYDFNSHLLSKSHQ